Proteins from a single region of Heterodontus francisci isolate sHetFra1 unplaced genomic scaffold, sHetFra1.hap1 HAP1_SCAFFOLD_101_1, whole genome shotgun sequence:
- the LOC137361864 gene encoding probable G-protein coupled receptor 139 — translation MGQNMRTVDGNVTTMDRSLSWDFDHLSANYNGLPLKWRIYFALLIIQYIYYPLLAIVGVPVNLLTIGIMSRRKCGLSNCVTRYLVAMAAADLLVIIFDLILRHIPIVYLEQLNSLRSIPVCNIHAVLLFAATDCSVWFTVTFTFDRFVAICCQKLKSKYCTEKTAAVVLGTVTVLSCLKNITWYFIFTGRYSKVNMPWFCSVTDGIRFSRVWITIELFCHILTPFAPFVVILFLNAFTVRHILVSSRARSRLRAHSIGEIRRDPEMQSRRKSIILLLVISANFILLWAVFMVVSIWSQLDNLGYRSVIPPMFLLQVGYMLQLLSCCTNTAIYAVTQAQFREQLKNVLKYPFTQIGKFIQ, via the exons ATGGGCCAGAATATGAGAacagtagatgggaatgttacaacaatggaccggAGTTTATCCTGGGATTTTGATCATCTTTCTGCGAATTATAATGGGCTACCAttaaaatggcggatctattttgcacttctgattattcaatacatttactaccctctgctcgctattgttggtgtacctg ttaacttgctgacgattgggatcatgTCTCggcgaaagtgcggtctctccaattgtgtcactcgctacctggtggccatggcagcggcggatctactggtcattatcttcgacctgatattgaggcacattcccattgtttatctggaacaacttaattccttgcggtccatccccgtgtgtaatatccacgcagtcctgctgtttgcagccacagactgttctgtctggttcaccgtcactttcacctttgatcgatttgtggccatttgttgccagaagctgaaaagtaaatattgcaccgagaaaacggcagctgtggttctgggaacagtgactgtgctgagctgtttaaagaacatcacctggtattttattttTACAGGTCGGTATTCGAAGGTGAACATGCCTTGGTTTTGTTCTGTTACAGATGGTATTCGGTTCTCTCGGGTCTGGATAACAATCGAGCTCTTCTGTCACATTCTAACCCCATTtgccccatttgtggtgattctttttctcaatgctttcactgtcagacacattttagtaagTAGCAGAGCACGCagcagactccgggctcacagcattggggagattcgcagagacccagagatgcagagccgaaggaaatcgatcattttattgttagttatctcggcaaatttcatattgttatgggcaGTATTCATGGTGGTTTCGATCTGGAGCCAGTTGGATAATTTAGGATATCGGTCTGTAATTCCACCAATGTTTCTGCTGCAAGTGGGttacatgctgcagctcctgagttgctgcacaaacactgcgatttatgcagtgacccaggctcagttcagagagcagctgaagaatgtgttgaaatatccctttactcaaattggtaaattcattcaataa